GTGGCGGCGAGCGAGCCCTCGGAGCTGCTGATCTGGGAGATGCACGCGAAGCTGGGTGACTGAGACCATAGAGGGCCGGCGGCACAGCCCATAGAGTGGGCACGACAGACAGGAGTCGGCATGCCTCACTCGCACCCGCAGCACGCGGCGCCCAACCCCAAGCACAACATCAAGGCGATCCGCACCGTGCGATTCTGGGCGGCACCGCTGATCATCACGTTGGCACTGATGTCGGCGCTGTGCGCGCTGTATCTCGGCGGTATCTTGAACCCGAGCACCAACCTGCGCCATTTCCCCATCGCGGTGGTGAACGAGGACGCCGGCCCCGGGGGCGCGCAGATCACCGACCGGCTGGTCAATGGGTTGGACAAGAACAAGTTCGACGTCCGGGTGCTCTCCCGCGGCGAGGCCAAACAGCAACTGGACACCGGCCAGGTGTACGGCTCGGTGGTGATACCGGTCAGCTTCTCGTCCAAGCTGCGCGACTTCGCGACGAGCGCGGTGGTGCCGACCCGCGCCGAACGCCCGTCGATCACCGTCTCCACCAACCCGCGCGCCGGCACCCTGGGCGCGAGCATCGCCGGGCAGACCCTCAGCATGGCCATGGGCATGGCCAATGGCATAGCGGGGCAACGGGTTATGGCGGAGGTGGCCGCGCAGACCGGCGGCGCGCCGCTACCCGGCGCGGCCCAGGTGGGCCTCGCCGCTCCCATCGAGATTCAGTCGGTCGTCTACAACCCGCTGCCCAACGGCACCGGTAACGGGTTGTCCGCCTTCTATTACGCGCTGCTGCTCCTGCTGGCCGGGTTCACCGGCAGCATCGTGGTCAGCACGCTCGTCGACGCGCTACTCGGCTATGTGCCTGCCGAATTCGGCCCGGTATACCGGTTCGCCGAGCAGGTCAGGATCTCCAGATTCCAGACGCTGCTGCTCAAGTGGGCCATGATGGTGCTGCTCGCGCTGCTCACCTCGGCGGTGTACCTGTGGATCGCCGACGCGCTCGGCATGCCCATCGATCTCAGTTGGCAACTCTGGGCGTTCGGCGTGTTCGCGATCGCCGCGGTGGGCATCACCTCCAGTTCCCTGCTCTCGGTGCTGGGCACGGCGGGAATGCTCGTCAGCATGCTCATCTTCGTCATCCTTGGCTTGCCATCGGCCGGAGCCACGGTGCCGCTGGAGGCGACGCCGTCCTTCTTCCGCTGGCTGGCCGAATTCGAACCGATGCACCAGGTTTTCCTGGGCGCTCGATCCCTGCTGTACTTCGGCGGCCGCGCGGATGCGGGCCTGGCTCAGGCCCTGATCATGACGTCGGTGGGCCTTGTCATCGGTCTGCTGCTCGGCGGTGTCGTCACGCATCTGTACGACCGCAAGGGCTTTCACCGTATCCAGGGCGCGGTCGCGTTGGCGATCGCGCAGGAGCATCAGGCGCAGCACAAAGCCCGCCGCGGCAAGCAGGCGGAGGCCGTCGTCACCGAATCGGAGCCGGTGGTCACCGAGCCCGAAAGCTCAAGCGAACAAACGTAATTCGCGCGTGTCCCAAGCGTCACCGGCCCGTTATTTTTGTTGACAGTGTGACTTATGAGGCTGATGATGTCTGTGTTGCATTCAGATCATGGCCGAAAGGGCGATCGTGGTGACCCGACGCGCCAGCTTCCGCCGGCTGGCGGCGTGCTGCACCGCCCTCCTGGCCTGGTTCACGCTTGGCGTCACCTCGGGCCAGCCCCTGGCGCGAGCCGCCGACGGGCGCGATCTGCTCGCCAACGCCATCGGCGGCACCCGCGGTTCCTACCTGGTCTATAACTTCGGCGCCGGCCACCCCGCGCCGATGCTCAACGCCGGCGGCAGTTGGTATGAGATGAACAACGGCGGCCATCTGATGATCATCAAGAACGCGGCCGGACGTCTCTCACCGCATTTGCTCGTCGACACCCACCAGGGCGACCAGGCCCGCTGCGAAAACAATCCCGGCGCCCGCACCGGCGAAGGGCTGTGGCAGGCCTCGGAGCTCTACGCACCGCTGCAGGCGTGGCAGCGCATGGGCCAGCCGACGATCGCGATCAACGCCAACTTCTTCGACGTGCGCGGGCAGAAGGGCGGCTCGTGGCGCCAGACCGGCTGCAGTTCGCCGTTGGGCGCCTTCGTGGACAACACCAATGGCCGGGGCCGCGCCAACCAGGCGGTCACCGGCACCCTCGCCTACCCCGGCAAGCAGGGTCTCTCCGGCGGTGGCGAGAGCTGGAGCGCGCTGACGACGATGATCCTGCCGTCCGGCGGCGCGCCCTATGTGGTGTGGCCCAGGACGAAAAAGGACTACGACGCCGCCACCCCCGTCGTCCAGGACCTGCTCAACAAGAACGAGAGGTTCGTGGCGGTGTCGGGAATCGGACTGCTGGCGCCCGGCAACACCGGACAGCTTCACGACGGCGGGCCCAGCGCGGCGCGAACGGCGTTGGCCTACTCGCGACAAAAGGACGAGATGTACATCTTCGAGGGCGGCAGCTACACGCCGGACAACATGCAGGACCTGTTCCGCGGGCTGGGCAGCGACAACGCCGTGCTGCTCGACGGCGGTGGCTCCTCGGCGATCGTGCTGCGCCGTGACACCGGCGGCATGTGGGCCGGCGCCGGCTCGCCTCGGGGGTCGTGCGATACCCGACAGGTGCTCTGCGACTCCCACGAGCGGGCGCTGCCGAGCTGGCTGGCCTTCAACTAGCAACCGCCGCAGTGTTTCTCGCCGCAGCGGGACCGAACCGGAAGATCAGCAGGCTCGTCGCGATCACCGCCGCCGCCACCACGAAGACCGGGGCGACCACGTACCTCGACATCGTCGCGCCGACGAACGCGCCGGCGCACATCGTGACGACGACGCCGATGCGCAGCCGTTGGCGCTCGCCCGTGCCGCCGGCCAGCCGGCTGTCCAGGCCGAGGCTGACGATCGTCGACGTCAGCACCGTGGTGGAGAGTTCGGGAATGCCGAACTGACGGGCGCTGGAATGTTGCAACCCGAATGTCACGGCGAGCATGCCGATCATGATGAGTGTGGAATTCCGTTGGTAGGGCAGCACTCCCGCGCCCGCCAGAATGGCCAATGCGACCAGCAACGCGATTTCGGTGGCCAGCACCGTGGTGATCCACGCCCGCGTTCGCTCGCCGAAGTGCCGGGACAGCCGGCCGCTGAGCACGGTGGTGCACACGAACGTCGGCAGGGCGACCACGACGGCGGTCAGGTCGATGCTGGTTCTCGGCGCCAGCCAGAAACCGAGGAAGATCACGTTGCCGGTCATGTTGGCGACGAACACGTGGCCGAGCACCAGGATACTGATCGAGTCGGCCAATCCCGTCGCAAACGTCAGCAGCAGCAGCGCCGCCACCGTCGATCGTTGTGATACCGGTGAGGTAACTGCCATGGGGTGCAGTCTCTTTCGGCGCGGGCCGCTGCGGCGTTACGTTTTCGGTGTCAGATCCAGCGAGGTGATCGTCGTCATCCTGGTCACCAGCCAGTGGCTCTTCTGGCGCTTCATGAACAGCCGGTAGGACAGGTATTTCAGCGATGGCACGTTCTTCGTCAGCGGGCTGGTGGACGTCGTGTTCGTGTAGGTGATGACGACGGCGTTGTTGTCGTCGAGCGATTCGACCGCCGCGCCGGTGACTTCGGTGCTGTTGGTGATCTTGGCCTGCTTGTTGGGCGCCACGATGGCGTCGACGAATTTGCGGTACTGCGCGGCGAAATCACCGCTGAGATAGGCGGATGCGCGGTCGGCCAGGGTGTCCATGTTTTCCGGGGTGTAGGTCCACAGGGTGGTGATCGCCCTTGCCGCGGTTCGCGCGACGTTGAGTTTCGTTTCGGCGACGGCCCGGTCGGCCAGGTAGGGCTGCACCATCGCCCCGGCGAATCCCGCCGAACCGACGAAGAGCAGGGCGGCGACCAGCGCGACGATCGCCCACGCCTTGCCCGCCAGGCGTCTTTTCCGCTTCGCGGGCGGTGGTGCTTCGGTTGCGTCGGCGGCGTCCTCAGTGGCCTCGCCGTCCTCGGTCGTCTCGGCGTCTTCGGTGGCCTCGGCGTCGTCCGGTGCCGCCGCGGTCGCCTCGTCCTCGGGGCCCGCTGGGTTGTCCTCGGCGGTCAGATCACCTGTTGCAGGTTGCTGATCTTCCACTGGTTCCCTTCCTGCGTCGCGGTTGCCGCCCAACGGTTGGCGTTTTCCAAGACCTGTTTCTCATCCGGTGATTTCGTGGTGATGGCCGTGGCCACCATGACATTGGCGCTGCCGTCGTCGTTCCATCGCTCCAGGCCGGCGTCGAGCACGCTGCCCGTGGCCGGTTCGGCCCGGGCGACCTGGAGCAGGATCTCGTTGGCGTTCTTCTGGTACTGCTTGGCGAAATCACCGGTCGCCTGGGCGAGTATCCGGTTCACGTAGTCGTTGGCGTGAAAGGGGTCGATGGAGGTGAACTGCGTCATGAAGCCGGTCACGTAGGTCAGCACCTCGCGGTCCCGCGAGGCGGCCCGCGCCTGCGATTCGTGGGAAACCCACACCAGCGCGCAGACGGTGATCGCCGCCACCATCAGCACCGCCGCGACCGTACTGGCCAATGACATCAGCCACCCTCGCTGCGGCGCGACCGGGCACTCGACGAGCAAGGGCCGCTCACCGGGCGCGAACTTGCGGCGGGGGCTCATTTGCCGTCTCCCGGCGGTTTCGGCTTGGACAGCACGGTGAGATCATCGACGCGCCAACCGTTTCCGCCATTCTTGGCGAAGTTCACCCGCACGGTCGCGCTGATGTAGCGCACCTCGGGTGCCGCGCCGCGCCGGCCCTGCATGAACAGCAGCATGGTCGCCCGGTTCGGGGCGGCCGTTTCGATCGAGCTGTTGGTGACCCAGTACTCGTTGATCACCGGGGTGCCCTTGCGCACCAGGTCCTGCTGGGCCGCCAACTGTCCGCGGTATTTGTCGGTCGCCAGCGACTGCGCCCGGGCGAAGTCGTCCTGCAGCGACTTGGGGTCATACGTCAGCATCTGGGCCACGATTTTGGGGCCCTGCGTGGCGATCTGGGCGCGGGTCTGATCGCTCGCCCGCTGCGGGGCGTACACCGCGCCATAGCTCATCGCCGCACCGCCCAGGCACGCCAGCGTCGCGCCCGCCACCGCGACCGCGGCCCAGCGCCGGGCATCCGGCGGCACCTGGTCCGGTGGCAGGCGCCGCACCTCGGTGCGCGCCACCATGTCGGCGAACGTGCGGCGACGCGAATCCCACAGCGGCCACAGCCATCCCACCACCGACACGGTGTCGAGCAGGTGGGCGACGTCGCGCAGCAGCAGCGTCCACGGCCCCGCAGCGTCGCCGCCGCGACGGGTCACGGCGACGCCGACCAGGCCGCGGCCCAGACTCCACCCGAGGATCGTCGGCAGCAGCAATCGGTTGACCAACATCGCCAAGACGACAAGCCCCAACACGCAGATGCACACCCACCACCACGCGCCGCGCGCCGGCACCGTGGACGACACCAACGCCAGCGTCACCACGACCGCCACGCCGGGCAGCACGTCGACGCCAACGGCGCCGGCACGAGAAGGCCAGGGCGCCAAGGCTTCCCGCGGTGGCTCTTGGACGTCCGTGGGTGCAGTCTGTTCGACCACCACCGTCACTTCGTCACCTGGTCGAGTTTGGAGATCCGGTAGCGCCCCTCGGCGAAGGCCATCTTCACCCGCAGGCGGTAACCGGCCTCGTTCTGATTCTGGTCGCTGGCCACCTGGACGCGAAGCGCGACCAGGATATCGATCGAACCGTCGGGGTTGTTGCGCTCGACCGCCGCGCG
The sequence above is drawn from the Mycobacterium marseillense genome and encodes:
- a CDS encoding YhgE/Pip domain-containing protein, which translates into the protein MPHSHPQHAAPNPKHNIKAIRTVRFWAAPLIITLALMSALCALYLGGILNPSTNLRHFPIAVVNEDAGPGGAQITDRLVNGLDKNKFDVRVLSRGEAKQQLDTGQVYGSVVIPVSFSSKLRDFATSAVVPTRAERPSITVSTNPRAGTLGASIAGQTLSMAMGMANGIAGQRVMAEVAAQTGGAPLPGAAQVGLAAPIEIQSVVYNPLPNGTGNGLSAFYYALLLLLAGFTGSIVVSTLVDALLGYVPAEFGPVYRFAEQVRISRFQTLLLKWAMMVLLALLTSAVYLWIADALGMPIDLSWQLWAFGVFAIAAVGITSSSLLSVLGTAGMLVSMLIFVILGLPSAGATVPLEATPSFFRWLAEFEPMHQVFLGARSLLYFGGRADAGLAQALIMTSVGLVIGLLLGGVVTHLYDRKGFHRIQGAVALAIAQEHQAQHKARRGKQAEAVVTESEPVVTEPESSSEQT
- a CDS encoding YoaK family protein; the protein is MAALLLLTFATGLADSISILVLGHVFVANMTGNVIFLGFWLAPRTSIDLTAVVVALPTFVCTTVLSGRLSRHFGERTRAWITTVLATEIALLVALAILAGAGVLPYQRNSTLIMIGMLAVTFGLQHSSARQFGIPELSTTVLTSTIVSLGLDSRLAGGTGERQRLRIGVVVTMCAGAFVGATMSRYVVAPVFVVAAAVIATSLLIFRFGPAAARNTAAVAS
- a CDS encoding RDD family protein; amino-acid sequence: MTVVVEQTAPTDVQEPPREALAPWPSRAGAVGVDVLPGVAVVVTLALVSSTVPARGAWWWVCICVLGLVVLAMLVNRLLLPTILGWSLGRGLVGVAVTRRGGDAAGPWTLLLRDVAHLLDTVSVVGWLWPLWDSRRRTFADMVARTEVRRLPPDQVPPDARRWAAVAVAGATLACLGGAAMSYGAVYAPQRASDQTRAQIATQGPKIVAQMLTYDPKSLQDDFARAQSLATDKYRGQLAAQQDLVRKGTPVINEYWVTNSSIETAAPNRATMLLFMQGRRGAAPEVRYISATVRVNFAKNGGNGWRVDDLTVLSKPKPPGDGK
- a CDS encoding phosphodiester glycosidase family protein; translation: MQIMAERAIVVTRRASFRRLAACCTALLAWFTLGVTSGQPLARAADGRDLLANAIGGTRGSYLVYNFGAGHPAPMLNAGGSWYEMNNGGHLMIIKNAAGRLSPHLLVDTHQGDQARCENNPGARTGEGLWQASELYAPLQAWQRMGQPTIAINANFFDVRGQKGGSWRQTGCSSPLGAFVDNTNGRGRANQAVTGTLAYPGKQGLSGGGESWSALTTMILPSGGAPYVVWPRTKKDYDAATPVVQDLLNKNERFVAVSGIGLLAPGNTGQLHDGGPSAARTALAYSRQKDEMYIFEGGSYTPDNMQDLFRGLGSDNAVLLDGGGSSAIVLRRDTGGMWAGAGSPRGSCDTRQVLCDSHERALPSWLAFN
- a CDS encoding mammalian cell entry protein → MEDQQPATGDLTAEDNPAGPEDEATAAAPDDAEATEDAETTEDGEATEDAADATEAPPPAKRKRRLAGKAWAIVALVAALLFVGSAGFAGAMVQPYLADRAVAETKLNVARTAARAITTLWTYTPENMDTLADRASAYLSGDFAAQYRKFVDAIVAPNKQAKITNSTEVTGAAVESLDDNNAVVITYTNTTSTSPLTKNVPSLKYLSYRLFMKRQKSHWLVTRMTTITSLDLTPKT
- a CDS encoding mammalian cell entry protein; the encoded protein is MSPRRKFAPGERPLLVECPVAPQRGWLMSLASTVAAVLMVAAITVCALVWVSHESQARAASRDREVLTYVTGFMTQFTSIDPFHANDYVNRILAQATGDFAKQYQKNANEILLQVARAEPATGSVLDAGLERWNDDGSANVMVATAITTKSPDEKQVLENANRWAATATQEGNQWKISNLQQVI